The Irregularibacter muris genome has a window encoding:
- a CDS encoding polysaccharide biosynthesis C-terminal domain-containing protein, with protein MATSISAIVCTILLFVSFRKKVGSFGLKDISISFVKILVASLLMGIIAKGTYNILFKMISGNLSLIISIGVGALVYFIVIYFMKIEEVETLVSAVKKKFARN; from the coding sequence TTGGCTACCAGTATATCTGCCATTGTTTGTACAATATTATTATTTGTAAGCTTTAGAAAGAAGGTTGGTTCCTTTGGTTTAAAGGATATAAGTATTTCATTTGTAAAAATTTTGGTGGCTTCATTACTAATGGGCATAATAGCTAAAGGAACATATAATATTCTATTTAAGATGATAAGTGGAAATTTATCTCTTATAATTTCTATAGGGGTGGGAGCATTGGTCTACTTCATCGTTATTTACTTTATGAAGATCGAAGAAGTAGAGACATTGGTTAGTGCTGTAAAAAAGAAATTTGCTAGAAATTAG
- a CDS encoding lipid II flippase MurJ has protein sequence MLKYGISCSTHYYFGRGNFDQKAIFMTSSALFYYSLGMIGFGLRQIISRGFYSLQDTKTSMINAALSMGLNIVLNYHSFEIYRHRWSCLGYQYICHCLYNIIICKL, from the coding sequence ATGTTAAAATATGGTATATCTTGCTCTACCCATTACTATTTTGGCAGAGGGAATTTTGATCAAAAAGCAATATTTATGACTTCAAGTGCATTATTTTATTATTCGCTAGGAATGATTGGTTTTGGGCTTAGACAAATCATATCCAGAGGATTTTATTCACTCCAAGATACCAAGACCTCAATGATTAATGCTGCTTTATCCATGGGATTAAATATAGTATTAAACTATCATTCTTTCGAGATTTATAGGCATAGGTGGTCTTGCCTTGGCTACCAGTATATCTGCCATTGTTTGTACAATATTATTATTTGTAAGCTTTAG
- a CDS encoding oxidoreductase encodes MKFEKLLEPGKIGNLELKNRMIMPGMGTNLAAADGTVSDVIVNYYARRANGGVGLIITEVCCPDPLGRVIPGEIEITKVGFMPGLSRIPHAAHSGGAKVCLQLAHGGCFASEGVTGEQPISPSGVGTFQLPDDTPREMTIEEIKELIEKYAMAAQRARQCGFDAVELHGAHGYMPLQFLSAYTNRRTDEYGGSLENRARFALETIRAMKKHAGEDFPLIYRLSADEDVPNGITLEEACTFAKWAEEAGADAIHVSAGTWDSRLHKYNAVMAGEESAEGKNLSQGVATSMWVPPNYTPRGSLKHLAAAVKKYVKVPVITVGSIPPEMAEEILEKNEADFVSIGRQTIADPDYANKIAEGEAETIRRCLRCNECLGEVMAFRGISCAVNAEAGKEFEGFVQVSPTQRKKKVAIVGSGPAGMQATLTAMERGHDVTLFEKDDRLGGALYYVGLPDFKIDYRDYTKYLIHAVENSGAKIKTGTEVTAQMIKKGNFDTVIVATGAVTYKPGIKGAEDTTIVDPLKVLDGNIPEGKDIIVCGAGLIGCEVAMFLAELGKNVTMIDKLPEPAMDLAIYTKWVLNSKLAELGVKVRVDHKIDEMTGKYVKCTVDNQEVEYKGDAVVCALGLKAERKLLEDLRRNGKEMEIIPVGDVNNPRKIIQAVHEGFHAARRI; translated from the coding sequence ATGAAATTTGAAAAGTTGTTAGAGCCAGGGAAAATTGGAAATTTAGAATTAAAAAACCGCATGATTATGCCGGGTATGGGCACAAATCTTGCGGCAGCAGATGGTACGGTATCTGATGTCATTGTGAACTATTATGCAAGAAGGGCAAATGGAGGAGTAGGATTGATTATTACCGAGGTTTGTTGTCCCGATCCCTTAGGAAGGGTCATTCCGGGAGAGATTGAAATCACCAAGGTTGGTTTTATGCCAGGACTTAGTCGTATACCTCATGCTGCACATTCTGGAGGAGCAAAAGTTTGTCTGCAGTTGGCCCATGGTGGATGCTTTGCTAGTGAGGGAGTAACCGGTGAACAACCCATATCTCCATCAGGAGTAGGAACTTTTCAACTACCTGATGATACTCCTAGGGAAATGACTATAGAAGAAATTAAAGAGTTAATTGAAAAATACGCAATGGCAGCTCAAAGAGCTCGACAATGTGGCTTTGATGCAGTAGAACTACATGGTGCCCATGGGTACATGCCATTACAGTTTCTCTCAGCCTATACCAACAGAAGAACAGATGAATATGGGGGGAGTCTTGAAAATAGGGCACGATTTGCCTTAGAAACCATTCGAGCTATGAAGAAACATGCGGGGGAAGATTTTCCATTAATCTATCGTCTATCTGCCGATGAAGATGTTCCCAATGGTATAACCCTTGAAGAAGCCTGCACTTTTGCAAAATGGGCTGAGGAAGCAGGAGCAGATGCTATCCATGTTTCTGCAGGAACATGGGATTCAAGATTACACAAATATAATGCGGTCATGGCTGGGGAAGAATCAGCAGAGGGGAAAAACCTAAGTCAAGGAGTAGCCACATCGATGTGGGTACCACCAAACTATACTCCAAGAGGATCCTTAAAACATCTTGCGGCAGCGGTGAAAAAATATGTAAAAGTACCAGTGATCACCGTAGGAAGTATACCTCCTGAGATGGCAGAGGAGATTCTAGAAAAGAATGAAGCTGATTTTGTATCTATAGGACGTCAGACTATTGCAGATCCTGACTATGCCAACAAGATTGCTGAGGGAGAAGCAGAAACGATACGTCGTTGTCTTCGCTGTAACGAATGTTTAGGAGAAGTAATGGCTTTTCGAGGAATTTCCTGTGCAGTAAATGCTGAGGCAGGAAAGGAATTTGAGGGATTTGTTCAAGTATCTCCTACCCAAAGGAAGAAAAAGGTTGCCATTGTAGGATCGGGACCGGCAGGCATGCAAGCTACTTTAACAGCTATGGAAAGAGGACATGATGTGACTTTATTTGAAAAAGACGATAGACTAGGTGGAGCCTTATATTATGTAGGCTTGCCAGACTTTAAAATAGACTATCGTGATTATACCAAATATTTAATTCATGCAGTAGAAAATAGTGGGGCTAAGATTAAAACGGGAACAGAGGTTACTGCACAAATGATTAAGAAAGGGAACTTTGATACGGTCATTGTAGCCACAGGAGCAGTTACTTATAAACCGGGGATAAAGGGTGCAGAAGATACCACAATAGTTGATCCCCTGAAGGTACTAGATGGGAATATCCCTGAAGGAAAGGACATTATCGTATGTGGTGCCGGTCTAATAGGTTGTGAAGTGGCAATGTTCTTAGCAGAATTAGGGAAAAATGTTACTATGATTGATAAGTTACCTGAGCCTGCTATGGATCTAGCCATCTATACCAAGTGGGTATTAAACTCTAAACTTGCAGAATTAGGAGTAAAGGTAAGGGTAGACCATAAAATTGATGAAATGACTGGAAAATATGTAAAATGTACAGTAGACAATCA
- a CDS encoding Gfo/Idh/MocA family oxidoreductase has translation MKKVITYGTYDFFHEGHYRLLKRAKELGDYLIVGVTTDNYDDSRGKLNVQQDIMKRIENIKNSGLADEIIIEEYEGQKINDILKYNIDIFAIGSDWIGKFDYLKEYCEVVYLERTKGISSTELRAKNNGILSLGLVGYGRIANRFIKESKFVSGVNVEGVFGPNPISLDHFVKEHELAFYSLDYDEFLEKIDAVYIASPHLTHYEYVKKALAKGKHVLCEKPMVLSAQQSQEVYRLAKRQDCVLLEAIKTAYAPGFIRLISVAKSGLIGKIKNIDATFTKLVEGNLRELNPKHAGGSVTELASYPLLAIIKLLGQDIENTTFYSYYDSEKEIDLFTKINLEYKDAIATAKVGLGVKSEGDLIISGTKGYIYVPSPWWKTEYFEMRFENFGENKKYYQKFEGDGLRYELAEFVSMINKGNMKTYKLNPDESTKINSIIEEFLLGKNIKKI, from the coding sequence ATGAAAAAAGTTATCACTTACGGTACTTATGATTTTTTCCATGAGGGACATTATCGTCTATTAAAACGTGCCAAAGAGTTGGGAGATTATCTTATTGTAGGAGTCACTACTGATAATTATGATGATAGTCGGGGGAAATTGAATGTTCAGCAAGATATTATGAAACGTATTGAAAACATTAAAAATAGTGGTTTAGCAGATGAAATCATTATTGAGGAATATGAGGGCCAGAAGATCAATGATATTCTTAAATATAATATTGATATTTTTGCTATAGGATCTGATTGGATAGGCAAATTTGATTATCTAAAAGAATATTGTGAGGTAGTGTATTTAGAAAGAACAAAGGGAATATCGAGTACAGAACTTCGAGCAAAAAACAATGGAATACTTAGTTTAGGGCTAGTAGGATATGGAAGAATTGCTAATAGATTTATTAAAGAATCAAAGTTTGTTAGTGGAGTAAATGTTGAAGGGGTTTTTGGACCTAATCCTATTTCCCTTGATCATTTTGTGAAAGAGCATGAACTGGCCTTTTATTCTTTAGATTATGATGAGTTTCTAGAAAAAATAGATGCAGTATATATCGCATCTCCTCACCTGACTCATTACGAGTATGTAAAGAAGGCACTTGCTAAAGGAAAACATGTATTATGTGAAAAGCCTATGGTCTTATCAGCGCAGCAATCACAGGAAGTATATCGTTTAGCAAAAAGACAAGATTGTGTTCTTTTAGAAGCTATCAAAACAGCCTATGCACCAGGATTTATAAGGTTGATAAGTGTGGCTAAAAGTGGCCTTATAGGTAAAATTAAAAATATTGATGCTACCTTTACAAAATTGGTGGAAGGGAATCTAAGAGAATTAAATCCCAAACATGCAGGTGGTAGTGTTACAGAATTGGCATCGTATCCTTTATTAGCAATTATTAAACTATTAGGACAGGATATAGAAAATACTACTTTTTACTCCTATTATGATAGTGAGAAAGAAATAGATTTATTTACAAAGATTAATTTGGAATATAAAGACGCTATTGCTACAGCTAAGGTAGGATTAGGAGTTAAGTCAGAGGGTGATTTAATTATCTCAGGTACTAAAGGATATATTTATGTGCCCTCTCCCTGGTGGAAAACAGAATACTTTGAAATGCGTTTTGAAAATTTTGGAGAGAATAAAAAATATTATCAAAAATTTGAAGGCGATGGGTTAAGATATGAATTAGCAGAATTTGTTTCCATGATAAATAAGGGGAATATGAAAACATATAAACTTAACCCGGATGAATCAACGAAAATTAATAGTATTATCGAAGAATTTTTATTAGGAAAAAATATAAAAAAAATATAA